Within Actinoplanes sp. L3-i22, the genomic segment GCCCCGGACGTCGCGGTGGAATCGGCCGGCGACGTCTCCGCGGTGGACGTGTCCGCGGAGGCCACCCCGGCCAAGAAGCCGGCGCCGGTGGCGTACCAGGTGGTCACCGAGGAACAGTTCCTGGCCTATCAGGCGACCGGCGTGCTGCCGTCGCCGGAACCGGTGCTGGTGACCAGCCCGGCCGGCCCGGCCGCCGACTCGGCCGACGCGGCTTCCCCCGGGTCCGCTTCCTCGGGGTCCGCCTCCGCGGACGGGGGCGACGGCGACGAGCCCGCCGACCGGCCCGCCGACGAGCGCTGACCCACCGGAAAGGCGAGCGGCACATGCGTACGGCCGTGGTGGTGGGCGCCGGAATGGCCGGTCTGGCCGCGGCCGGCGCGCTGTCCCGCACCGGATGGCGGGTCACGCTCCTGGAGCGTGCCGAACGGATCGCCGCCCCACCCACCGCCGTGGTCCTCTGGCCCAACGGCCGCCGCGCCCTGGACTCGCTCGACCCGGACGGCGGCTGGTCGGCGTGCGCGTCCCCGCTGCCCGACGGCGGGGTGCGCCGCCCGGACGGCCAGTGGCTGATCCCGCCGCGCCAGCGGGCCGGCGCGACCGGCCCGGTCCCGGCCGTCGCGCACCTGGAAGACCTCTACGACGCGCTGGTCGCGGGCCTCGGCGACACCGAGATCCGGACCGGCTTCGACGTGACCACGGTCCGCACCGGCCGCCGGGAACGCCCCGCGGTCGGCGACGGGCACACCCTGATCGAGGCGGACCTGCTGATCGCCGCGGACGGCATCGACAGCCGGGTCCGGGCGGCGGTGGCTCCGGAGGCCGCCGCGGTCGGCTCCGGCTTCGCGGCGTGGCAGGCGGTGATCCCGGCGTACCGGGTCCCGAAGCTCTCCGCGGGGCAGGCGCTCGGCGGCGAGACGCTCGGCGCCGGATACCGGTTCGTCGCCATCCCGCTCGGCGCGCACGCGGCCGGCAAGGGCGGCATCTACTGGGTGGCGACCGCGGCCGGCGCCCCGCGCCCGGAGCCGGCGGCCACCCAGCTGGCGTTGCTGCAGCGCTGGTTCGCCGGCTGGCACGAGCCGGTCGGTGAGCTGCTCTCGCTGACCCGGCCCGAGGAGCTGGTGCCGCAGGGCGTGCGGGAGTTGCGGCCGCTGCCGCGGACCTACGCGTTCCCGTCCGGCCCCGGCGGCGTGCTGCTGATCGGCGACGCCGCGCACGCCATGCCGCACCACCTCGGGCAGGGCGCGTGCCTGGCCTTCGAGGACGCGGCGACGCTGCAGTCGCTGGTCGGCGGGGCCGCGCCCGGCGCCGATCTGGCCCGGGCGCTGGAGCAGTACACCCGGTTGCGCCAGCCGCGGACCACCACGGTGGTGCGGCAGAACCGGCGGATGTCGGCGGTGGTCCAGGCTCGGGGGCGGCTCGCGCTCCGGGCCCGGGACGCGGCGCTGAACCACATGCGGCCGCGGCTCCTCGGCCGGACGCTGGACCCGGTGTCGGACTGGTCGCCGCCGGAATAGGCGGCGTCCGCGCTGCTCGCGGGCACGGCCTGGTCGCTGTCGGCTTGCCAGGCGGCGTCCGCGCTGCTCGCGGTTCCGGCCGCCGGTTCCGGCCCGGCCTGGTCGCCAACTGCTTGCGGGGTACGTCGTGACCGGCCGGCCGGGCTCGGCTGGTGGTCAGGGCTGTTCAGGGCGCTGTTTTCGACCCTCAGCGCCAGCCGGCGTGCCGGAGCCCGGGCGCCGGTGTGCGGTGCGGGATCCGGATCTTGGGACTGATGACGTTCTTCACCGGTGGTTCACATGTTGGAGACAGATCGGCCGAGCACGCCGGGACGCTCGGACGGAACGTGGATCCGAGCGCGTCGGTAACGAGCTATTGCGCGCGCGGTCCTTACGTCGTACCAAATGATGGGAAGTGTGAGGGAATCGCGCGGGGCCTCAGAGCGGCACGGCCGCCGGCTCCGCGATGCACGCCGTGCCCACCCGGCGGAAACCCACCTTGGTGTAGAGCCGCGCCACGTCGTCGTCGCCCGCGGACAGGAAGATCAACTCGACACCGCGGCTGATCAGGTTGCGGGCCAGGGTCGCGGTGAGCTGCGACGCGTAGCCGCGGCCGCGCGCCGACGGCAGCGTGGCCACCCCGGCGATCTCGGCCACGTCGCCGGCCCGCTGGCTGGTGCCGGTGGCCAGGATGCCCTCCTCCGGCGACTCGGCGACCGCGGTCTCGTAGTCCCCGCCGGCCAGCATCGCGCGGAGCCCGCCGACCGCCTCGTCGCTGAGTACGAGGTCCGCCGCGGCGTCCCGTTCGGACGGTCCGGCACCCGAGACGACCAGGGATTTCTCGGTCATCTCGACCGGTGATCGATGGGCCGGCGCGGCGAATCCGAGGCGGGCCACGGCCCGGGACGCGGCCAGGTCGGCGTGCAGGCCGGGGTCGGCCGGGTCGAGCACCCGGATCGCGGCGCCGGGCACCGGCAGGTCCGGCACCAGGGCCTGCGGGTCGAGGCCGAGCAGCGGCGCGAGCAGCACGTCGAGGCCGGCCGAGCGGGCCACCGCGAGCAGGTCCGGCGTGGTCTCGTGGACCCACTCGAACGTCTCCGGAAGACCCAGCTCACGCTGCCTGGCCCGGCAGGCGGTGAGGTCGGCCGCGGAGGGCGTGGGGGCGCCCCGCCGGGGGCGTGCGTAATAGGGCCAACCCTCGCCCTCGCGGACGAAGAGCACCAGGGAGCCGATCTCCTCGACCCGGGCCCAGGGCCGGGGCAAAGCGTCGTAGAACTGTTCGAGCCGGTCGAAGTGGTCGGAATCCGCTCGTGCCATCGCGCGAGACTACCGGTCCCCGGTGCGGCTGTGCTATTCAGTTCGTCCACACAAACCCTGATCCCGGGGCTAGGTGTGATCAATCCGCACCTGGCGGAGATCAGTGTCTCTTAACGTAGACTCAAGAGACTTTGCAGGGCCGACGTCGTCCCGACCTTGATCCGAAACACCAGAGACGACAGGAGGCCCGGTGGCATATCCGCATCCCCAGGGGTTGTACGACCCGGCGCATGAACGTGACGCCTGCGGCGTGGCCTTTGTTGCTGACATTCACGGCCGTCGTAGTCATGACGTGGTTGCGAAGGGTCTGTCGGCACTGATCCGCCTGGACCACCGGGGCGCGCGTGGCGCCGAGCAGAACACCGGCGACGGCGCCGGGATCATGATCCAGGTCCCGGACGAGTACTACCGCGCGATCACCGATTTCGACCTTCCCGAGCCCGGCGAGTACGCGACCGGTCTGGTCTTCCTGCCGACCGACCCGGCCGAGGCCGCCCGCGCCGTCAAGGTGATCGAGAAGTACGCGCTCGTCGAGGGCGGCGACCTGCTCGGCTGGCGCGAGGCCCCGGTGGACCCGGCCGGCCTGGGCGCGACCGCCGAGGACGCCCGCCCGGCGATCCGCCAGGTCTTCATCGCCGCGCACCGGCTCGTCGACTCGCCCGCCGGCCCGGCCGGCCAGCGCCTGTCCGGCCTCGAGCTGGACCGGGTGGCGTTCTGCATCCGCAAGCAGGCCGAGCGCGAGACCTCGCAGCGCGGCGTCCCGGCGTACTTCCCGTCGCTCTCCTCGCGCACGGTCACGTACAAGGGCATGCTGACCCCCGAGCAGCTCCCGGCGTTCTTCCCGGAGCTCGCCGACGAGCGGGTCACCTCCGCGATCGCGCTGGTGCACTCCCGGTTCTCGACGAACACGTTCCCGTCGTGGCCGCTGGCCCACCCGTACCGGCTGATCGCGCACAACGGCGAGATCAACACGATCCGCGGCAACAAGAACTGGATGGCCGCCCGCGAGGCGCTGCTGTCGACGCCGAACCTGCCGGGCAACATCAAGCGGCTGTTCCCGATCAACTCGCCGGAGGCGTCCGACTCGGCCAGCTTCGACGAGGTGCTGGAGCTGCTGCACCTGTCCGGCCGCAGCCTGCCGCACGCGGTGCTGATGATGATCCCGGAGGCGTGGGAGAACGACCCGGGCATGGACCCGGCGCGGCGTGCCTTCTACCGCTTCCACGCGAGCCTGATCGAGCCGTGGGACGGTCCGGCCGCGGTCGCGTTCACCGACGGCACGGTCATCGGCGCGGTGCTGGACCGCAACGGCCTGCGCCCGGGGCGCTGGTGGCACACCCGGGACGGCCTGGTCGTGCTCGGCTCCGAGGCCGGCGTGATCGACCTGGACCCGGCCGAGGTGGTCGCCAAGGGCCGCCTGCAGCCGGGCAAGATGTTCCTGGTCGACACCGCGGCCGGGCGGATCGCGCACGACGACGAGATCAAGGCCGACCTGGCCGCCGCCCAGCCGTACGCGGACTGGCTGCACGCCGGCCTGATCGAGCTCGCCGACCTGCCGCCGCGCGAGCACGTGATCTACACGCACGACTCGGTGCTGCGCCGTCAACAGGTCTTCGGCTACTCCGAGGAGGAGCTGAAGATTCTGGTCGCGCCGATGGCGCGGACCGGCGCGGAACCGCTCGGCTCGATGGGCACGGACACGCCGATCTCGCCGCTGTCGAGTCGCCCGCGGCTGCTCTTCGACTACTTCCACCAGCTGTTCGCGCAGGTCACCAACCCGCCGCTGGACGCCATCCGGGAGGAGCTGGTCACCAGCCTCGCGATGACGATCGGGCCGGAGGGCAACCTGCTCGACCCGGGGCCGGCGAGCTGTCGGCAGATCGCCATGCCGTACCCGATCATCGACAACGACGAGCTGGCCAAGCTGCTCTCCATCGACGACGACGGGGACCTGCCCGGGTTCAAGGCGGTCCGGGTCTCCGGGCTCTACCCGCTGCGGGACGGCGCGGCCGGCATCAAGGCCCGGCTCACCCAGATCTGCCGGCACGTGTCCGAGGCGATCGAGGACGGGGTGCGCATCCTGGTGCTCTCCGACCGGGACTCCAACGCGGACCTGGCGCCGATCCCGTCGCTGCTGCTCACCGCGGCCGTGCACCAGCACCTGGTGCGCGAGCAGACCCGGACCCAGGTGGCGCTGGTCGTCGAGTCCGGGGACTGTCGCGAGGTGCACCACGCGGCGGTGCTGATCGGCTTCGGGGCGGCGGCGGTCAACCCGTACCTGGCCTTCGAGTCGGTCGACGACCTGATCGCCACCGGCGCGCTGACCGGCATCGACCCGCGCAAGGCGGTGCGCAACTACGTCAAGGCGCTCGGCAAGGGCGTCCTGAAGATCATGTCCAAGATGGGCATCTCCACGGTGTCCTCGTACTGCGGCGCGCAGGTGTTCGAGGCCGTCGGCCTGGAGAACAAGCTGCTCCAGCGGTACTTCGCGGGCACCTCGGGCCGGATCGGCGGGATCGGCCTGGCCGGCATCCACGCCGAGGTCAAGGCGCGGCACGAGAAGGCGTACCCGGCGAACCCGGCCGAGCGGGCGCACCGCCGGCTCGAGGTCGGCGGCGAGTACCAGTGGCGCCGCGAGGGCGAGATCCACCTGTTCAACC encodes:
- a CDS encoding GNAT family N-acetyltransferase, whose protein sequence is MARADSDHFDRLEQFYDALPRPWARVEEIGSLVLFVREGEGWPYYARPRRGAPTPSAADLTACRARQRELGLPETFEWVHETTPDLLAVARSAGLDVLLAPLLGLDPQALVPDLPVPGAAIRVLDPADPGLHADLAASRAVARLGFAAPAHRSPVEMTEKSLVVSGAGPSERDAAADLVLSDEAVGGLRAMLAGGDYETAVAESPEEGILATGTSQRAGDVAEIAGVATLPSARGRGYASQLTATLARNLISRGVELIFLSAGDDDVARLYTKVGFRRVGTACIAEPAAVPL
- a CDS encoding NAD(P)/FAD-dependent oxidoreductase; amino-acid sequence: MRTAVVVGAGMAGLAAAGALSRTGWRVTLLERAERIAAPPTAVVLWPNGRRALDSLDPDGGWSACASPLPDGGVRRPDGQWLIPPRQRAGATGPVPAVAHLEDLYDALVAGLGDTEIRTGFDVTTVRTGRRERPAVGDGHTLIEADLLIAADGIDSRVRAAVAPEAAAVGSGFAAWQAVIPAYRVPKLSAGQALGGETLGAGYRFVAIPLGAHAAGKGGIYWVATAAGAPRPEPAATQLALLQRWFAGWHEPVGELLSLTRPEELVPQGVRELRPLPRTYAFPSGPGGVLLIGDAAHAMPHHLGQGACLAFEDAATLQSLVGGAAPGADLARALEQYTRLRQPRTTTVVRQNRRMSAVVQARGRLALRARDAALNHMRPRLLGRTLDPVSDWSPPE
- the gltB gene encoding glutamate synthase large subunit, which codes for MAYPHPQGLYDPAHERDACGVAFVADIHGRRSHDVVAKGLSALIRLDHRGARGAEQNTGDGAGIMIQVPDEYYRAITDFDLPEPGEYATGLVFLPTDPAEAARAVKVIEKYALVEGGDLLGWREAPVDPAGLGATAEDARPAIRQVFIAAHRLVDSPAGPAGQRLSGLELDRVAFCIRKQAERETSQRGVPAYFPSLSSRTVTYKGMLTPEQLPAFFPELADERVTSAIALVHSRFSTNTFPSWPLAHPYRLIAHNGEINTIRGNKNWMAAREALLSTPNLPGNIKRLFPINSPEASDSASFDEVLELLHLSGRSLPHAVLMMIPEAWENDPGMDPARRAFYRFHASLIEPWDGPAAVAFTDGTVIGAVLDRNGLRPGRWWHTRDGLVVLGSEAGVIDLDPAEVVAKGRLQPGKMFLVDTAAGRIAHDDEIKADLAAAQPYADWLHAGLIELADLPPREHVIYTHDSVLRRQQVFGYSEEELKILVAPMARTGAEPLGSMGTDTPISPLSSRPRLLFDYFHQLFAQVTNPPLDAIREELVTSLAMTIGPEGNLLDPGPASCRQIAMPYPIIDNDELAKLLSIDDDGDLPGFKAVRVSGLYPLRDGAAGIKARLTQICRHVSEAIEDGVRILVLSDRDSNADLAPIPSLLLTAAVHQHLVREQTRTQVALVVESGDCREVHHAAVLIGFGAAAVNPYLAFESVDDLIATGALTGIDPRKAVRNYVKALGKGVLKIMSKMGISTVSSYCGAQVFEAVGLENKLLQRYFAGTSGRIGGIGLAGIHAEVKARHEKAYPANPAERAHRRLEVGGEYQWRREGEIHLFNPETVFLLQHATRSKQYDVFRKYTDKVNELSAQAGHLRGLFKISPDRPPVDIGEVEPATEIVKRFSTGAMSYGSISAESHETLAIAMNRLGAKSNTGEGGEDVERLYDPERRSAIKQIASGRFGVTSEYLVNADDLQIKMAQGAKPGEGGQLPGNKVWPWIAKTRHATPGVGLISPPPHHDIYSIEDLAQLVHDLKMVNPASRVHVKLVSEIGVGTVAAGVAKLKADVILISGHDGGTGASPLNSLKHAGTPWELGLAEAQQTLLLNKLRDRVTVQVDGQLKTGRDVVVAALLGAEEFGFATAPLIVSGCVMMRVCHLDTCPVGIATQNPVLRERFTGKPEFVENFFMFLAEEVRELLAELGFRTVEEAIGHAEILDVADAIDHWKAGGLDLSPILYVPELPEGAARRGVVAQDHGLEKALDNELIALAQPALIKGKPVRHELKTRNDQRSVGAMLGGEVSRRYGGNGLPDDTIEFTLRGTGGQSFGAFLPRGVTLRLIGDTNDYVAKGLSGGRVIVRPAEDAPFVAEQNTIAGNTILYGATAGEVFLRGRVGERFAVRNSGAATVVEGVGDHGCEYMTGGTVVVLGPTGRNFAAGMSGGKAFVLGLNQDLVNPELVDLAPLTEEERDLLRSLVEKHHAETDSSVAERLLKDWPAAAERFTAVVPRDYKRVMELIRTAEAAGRNVDEAVMGVTSA